The Centroberyx gerrardi isolate f3 chromosome 7, fCenGer3.hap1.cur.20231027, whole genome shotgun sequence genome contains a region encoding:
- the dexi gene encoding dexamethasone-induced protein homolog encodes MTHPIYAQLDSVESLLDELPYMFYLGLFFVNVLILYYAFLMEYIVLNVGIVFLPEDMDQALVDLGVLSDPASVPYDTDTELDVFEGYLE; translated from the coding sequence atgACACACCCAATTTATGCTCAGCTAGATTCGGTGGAATCGCTCTTGGACGAACTCCCCTATATGTTTTATCTGGGCCTGTTTTTTGTGAACGTCCTGATCCTCTACTATGCCTTTCTGATGGAGTATATCGTCCTGAATGTGGGGATAGTGTTTCTGCCCGAGGACATGGACCAGGCGCTGGTGGACCTAGGGGTGCTGTCCGACCCGGCCTCTGTCCCCTACGACACGGACACAGAGCTGGATGTGTTTGAGGGGTATCTGGAGTGA